In Rhineura floridana isolate rRhiFlo1 chromosome 4, rRhiFlo1.hap2, whole genome shotgun sequence, the sequence GTAGCTGTAACACAACTAACCAATGGGCTAGAACTAATAGGGGAATGGATGTCCAGGAATAAATTGCGGCTAAatcctgagaaaactgaaatcctCCTGGTAGGCGATCAAATTAAATTAGGGATAACTCAAGTGACCTTTAATCAAATCTCCATTCCCTTGAGTGATCAAGTTCGTAGTCTAGGCATCATCTTGGACTCTCAATTGACAATGGAGGCCCAGGCTGCGGCTGTAAGCCGAACCGCACTTTATCACCTGTCCCTTATCCGTAAAATCTGTACATTTCTCCCTAAGCATCTTCTACCGACTGTAGTAAGTGCCCTGGTTCTTTCCCGTCTGGACTTCTGTAATGCCTTGTATATAGGTTTACCTATGAGAACCATGCGTAAACTTCAACTTGTTCAGAACGCAGCGGCACGACTTATTAAGGGTTGTAACCGGAGAGAACACGTCACTCCAATCCTAcgggaacttcattggctcccgatAGTGTCAAGGGTGAAGTTCAAAATACTGGTTATAACCTATAAGTCTTTTTCTGATGCTGGCCCAATTTATTTGAAGAACAGACTTTCTCTTCTTGGAGAAGGTGGTCGTACTAGATCCTCAGCCATTAGATCTCTTGTGGttccttcaattagagtggctaaaTTAGCTGGCACTAGGTCCAAAGCCTTCTCTATTGCGGCTCCAttgttatggaactccctgccagtagcCATCCGCCTAGCACCTTCACTCTTGTGCTTTCGGAAGcagctgaagacctggcttttcgagtaggcaggaggagaaatttgtttagCTGTGTAGTTAATGCTGTGAATTCGGTTTATGGTTTATTTTGATCCTCTATTTAATTTATTTGACTGTTCTGTATTTGTTTTTGGTTATGTATTATtcttttattgtacgtcgcctacagtgacaggattttacctgccagataggcgtctaataaattgtggataataataataataatacctgtcCTATAAGAACCTCCTGTACATATAGGGCCGGGCCCAGAGCCCCATGAGCACCTCTCCGAGCCTGAGGAGTGAAATGCCTCCCACAAGACCTCACCAGTCCAGCCGTACAGGGAGCCTATGGAATGAAAGAGTACCCATGTTCAAGCCAGAGAGCTAGTCCTTTAAGAATCTAGAGCCAGTAGGGGTTAGAGCCTAGGAGAAGTAGTCTAGAGGCAGAGGCTTGAaaggcctcagtctgctctcagcctcttttggagcaagttgctcatttGGAGTTATCTGTGCTCCTGTAACTTTGACTTGCCTTGGCCTGTAGGTCCTAGCATCAGACCTGAACATGATATTCTTGAACAAGGTAACAGGCCTTTTTATGGAGTATGCTAGATCAAGACTCTATCCTAAGCGCTGGTGAAGCAGTGCCCTCCCCCCATGGGATTGCCCACCTAttgatcacctgatgtcatggtaatgtcagatgactgacaggtaggtggccccacctacctgttaaaTTAGTTGGCCCTTGGAGTGGGATGAGATAAAGATCTGGGCTGCTGGGCCAAAAAAGTCCCCACCCGTGGCCTATGAAGGCTATGAGGTATGCAttggccttgcccaccaccagTACATAGCCTCCAACCATTTCTGCCTAAGGAAATTTAGACATGGTAGGGAGGTTTGTAGAGTTAGCCTAGGGCTGTAATTCTCTGCAGACTCGTGCCCCATCagcactgtgcatttaaagcagtattataccactgcagtcatggcttccccttaaGTGCCCTGTGAACTATAGTTTGCTGAGGGTGTTGTACCGCtattcccccacagagctacaattcccagagttcccggggaagagtgattgattgttaaaccactatgggaattgtagctctttgaggggaattggggtctcctaaccactcagagcacccttaacaacctacagcTCCAAGGAGTCTTTGGAGGaagcccatgactgtttaaagcggtatgatacacttttaaatgtatagtgcagatggggcattacttgggagtaagtcccattgaactcactgggaaTTACCTCTGAGCAAatgaggattgtgctgtaaggcttCCATTATCTTCATTCAACATCTGCAGAGAAAGTTGCAGTAAGTACACAGAGTGTTATGTTCTAATGTAATGGATGAAGATGAGATAACCTTTATGGATAATCTTGTTGAATAAAAAAGAGAACTGTGTATCTGGAAACCTTTAATACCCCTATTTACAATAACTGGCCATAAAGAAGGTTTCATTTTCCACGGACACCATAGTTTTCTCTCCCACTGTAGGTGTTAAATTAGGGAGTTTGTATAAACACCAATTACTGCTGCTGGTTAGGGTCACtctgtttaacatgtatatatTTGAGGTTTGCGTCCAAATGTCCCAGACAGCACTCCTTCCATTTTGTGGTATTGGGGCTCCATTGCTTACATTATCTCTAGACCGTGTAAGTCGAGGAACGCTTATGCCACAATGAATCTGTTAAGGTACCACAAGGCTCGTGTGTTCATTTTTACTGTAACAGAGGGACGCGACAATCCCTCTGGAATCCGGAATTTCCATTAGTAAAAGTTTCATTTCCCCGTCAGGTGAACGCCCGCTCCCATTTTCCGGATTTGGTTTTCGTTTAGCTTTTGGTTTTGGCGAAGTCGCTGACACACCCACCCCCTTCCCAAGCTCTTTCTTTCCTAATCACTCCCTGCCGTGGACAGTTTCATTACGTCGCAAGAGTGAGTGGGAATGGCATATACTATTCAGAAGCGAATCAgtttccaaaagaaaacaaacgTGGTTAGACGTCCCAGGAGAAGATAACGGTAGCAGCCGCCGCCCTGCTTAAGCAACACGCGGCAGCCACGATCCCTTTCGTTTCTTCACCGGCCTCGCTGGACTTCGCTCAGCGCTTTAAGTTTCGATTCTCCCCGGTGAAGTAATGCTACCACGCCGCCCTCTTATCCCCTCGTTGCTGCTCCTCCGACCCTGGTCTACCATGGCGGTGCCTCCTGAACACGCTTCTCCAGTCCAGACTGGCTGGCCAGAGCGCTACTTCGTCGCGGAATCCTCGGGCTCGGATCTAGTCCACTTCACCTTGACCAGCGACAGGGAGCGCCCCGCCAACCGTGCGCGGCCCCGATGCTTTTTGCCGCTTCCGGGAAGATGCTATTCCTTCTGCGTACCGGCCGCGCAAAGCCCCCGGCAGCGGGTCTGGGCTGCCAGGCTGCACAGAAAATTGCAGCAAAGGCTGAGCCAGGAGCCTGTCGCGGCTGGGAGGAAAATCCTAGCGCTCCTCTCTTACGGCCCCCAAGACGCTGCGCTGGAAAGAGGCTTCCTAGTGCAGGACGAGCAGCCGCTGCCGAATACCGAGCGCTCCTTGGAGGAGCTGCTGCGTCTCGTGCTGCCGGCTCCGGCTCACCTTTCTGTATACGAGGAGGCAAAAGACGGAGAGTTGTGGCATGCGCTCTGGCGCCTGCAGGGGGCAGCAGAGGGTAAAGAGCTGGTTTGCAGAACGCGCGTGGTTGCCACGGAGGAACCGACGCTCCATCCTGCCTGCCGTCATCTTCTTGACACCGCTGTGTTCAGCTCTCTGGAAACTGCGCGCAGGGTCCTAGAGGAGGTAAGTGTTTCCCCCAAATGGAAAACCTAACATCACcctcttgtttgtttatttatttaatttgtatcctgcccttcctcccagcaggagcccagggtggcaaacaaggcactaaaacactttaaaacatcataaagacaaatcttaaaatacattaagacaaaacagcgttaaaaacattttaaaaactttttgaaaaaagggttaaaaacattattaaaaaacatatgtgATGAACAAAACTACTCCTGGAATTGAAATAATGGGCAGCATGAGTGGAGACTGAGAAACACTGTGCTTTTTCTCCTCTAATTCTTTTAATGTCTGGACGGATCTCTCCATGCTCCACGGTGCCCCTGAGCAGTAGtgtggtagcaaattcagaagtgccgggTCCCTACATAATAgtaacagccacacccccttctaaaattatagaataatctggccaggtttgaatactgctttctgcgtctctatcactgtcaccatttgactgcccTTTCTCACTGCCCGAGATATTGCTTGGATTACTGGATTCAGTGTGTACAGATTTGTCACCAGCTGCTACGGAATTGCTTGATGATATAGATGGGATGATagcatcaggattcactgtctcttcttctgcagttaattcttactctccacaacttggctttttgaggtAAGGACTACTAGGAACTTTTTTCATTCTGattagctccagtcagcaggaaacaacaagaatGCAAAttggaagacttttctcagtgactaacacactcccctttcatgctgattggctcataggatgctggagacatagggaccctgctgggacctggctcccaaaaatgtaaggggctgagaccccctgagaccctggatgactacacccctgcctctaAGGCAGGGACTATATACATATCCTGACTGCCCAACAAAGGGCTGCATGGGGGTAGGCAAGCTCTGGCTTGGACAttgcaaagaatcccaggaaacaAGTACTGTTTGCTCACCCCATCATTATTTCACAAAGCTCCGTTGGGCCAACCAGACTTTTGTGATGGTGCTCTCCTATGCCTTTAAATGTCCATCACAGATATTGCTGAGGCTAAGGTATAGATAACTGGGTACTCAATGCTTCGTAAGTAATAAATGCTTTTCTTACAGTGTACTTCTCTAATTCCTGAAGCTAAAGCTGTCCTTGATCTGGTGGATAAGTGCCCTCAgcatccaaagaaaggggattttcCTGTGATGGTTATTGAGGGACTGGATGCAACAGGTAAGAGTTTAAGGTAAAACTCGAAAGTCATAAATAAACAAGGGCGGtctgcaacaaaaagttgcagtgtggagtggagTGCTTCTATTCAGGATTTTAGCAACTCTGTTCTATTCCTCCTCTCACCCAAGTTTCCTGCCCCATCAAGTctatcagcattctgtggcctctATGCACCTTCAGTCTTCATTATAATCCAGTCCTCATAATGAACTCCCTTAACAATTTCTATTCTGCCTAGTCAAACCAACAAAACCACCTAGTATATGTataagagaaccagaagaacttggGTAGGCATCACCATAGTCTGGAACAGATTTTCTAGACACCATCTTTCAAAATGACTGCAGTCAAATTTTAACTGCACCTATTTTGGCTACTACAGTACTTGTAGATGCCATTCTGACATCTAAATATGTGTTTTGGGGTCAAGGAATTCAATTATAAGGTTCTTAAATTCGTATGGATGTTAGATTTTATGGTAAACAGGTTtcatgttatttattaaattaaaattgTCACAAATATTGAACATAATTTTTCAAAAGATATATTATTAAAGTACAAAAGATACATTATTAATTTACATGAAGGATTTTGTCGGTGTTATTCAAAGAAAGGCATACATTTAGTACATGTAAACACTTAACTTTTTTACACACAAATTATTATGTGACAATAGTTCCTGCTGTTTATCTGTTCAACTACAATCTTTTACAGTGTTCTTCACATTTACAATACTCTGTACAACCCACGTACTTTAAATGACATTTGCATCTACTGGTAACGCAAGTCGTGCATGTGGACTGTATGAGTAGTTTGGAAGGCATCGTGTTAAGACATAGTTCATTGAGGTTTTGTACCATCCAAAGTCTGTTGGTTGTAAAGCTTCATCAGTAAAGCGTCCATTGGAAAGAGTTAAGCATGCTCGAAGAATAAAAAAGCATCTTCTCAAATGTCCATTTCTAATCGAGAAAGATGAAGGCATAAGTTCTATGTGTTCTGAAGGGGCTGAATGTAAAAAGACTAGGGTTTTTTTCAGTTAGAGGGAGGAGTCGAGATGAGAGAGGAATGAGATCAGATTGAGCTGGAGTCTGGTGTGTTCAGTGAGAGTTCAGTGTTGAGTCaagatgagagggagaagaagatAAGAGGGTTAGAGGAAGAATGAGAATAGGCTGGAATGGGAGATGTTATGAGGTACTAGGAAAGAAAAGGTTAAGGAAGACACATTGAGAGACCGAGTTCAGGAAAAAGCTACATCTGTAACAGTGTTAACATTTATGCTTAGCTATTCATCCTGGTATTGAAGAAGTTCTTGGTTTAAAAATTAGTTATCTTTTTGCTTTGTCCTACAGTTTGGATCTGGTTAATGTTGGTGTGTAACAAGGTTTTGGGATAACCATGGAACCCAAAAGAACTGGTCATGTACCTAGAGTTACATTGGGACACACAGCCATTTACATTACTGCTCCTATTTTGGGCTGTCACCTCGTGGGCTGTCAGTGACCTTGGGTTGTTTGCAAAAGGCAAGTGAGATGGGACAGCTGGTTCCAGTGAGGGGAAAGAATTGAAATAGGAGAGGGAACCTGGTTCCCCTGATAATGTAGTTTTAAATGGACTGTCacacctggtaccctccagaggtGGTTGGACTGCAACTATCTTCCTACCTGTtcgctagccatgctggctggggctgatgggagttttagtccaacaacctctggagagccacaggtttcccattcctggtgTACAGGAAGAGCTAAATGTCTTTCTTGTGTAGCATGTGCTGGGTGTGAGATTCAGGAAAAGAATGGAATGGCCGTAGGGAGAGTCTGTGTTGCACTGGTCCTGATCCTTCAGCTGTGGGAGATGAACAGCAAGAGCACAGGCAAGAAAACATGTCTTGAGGATAACTGGAGGAATCAAAGCAGAATGGAAAATAATCTGCGTGTCCCTTCTCTCCCAAAAGAGCCACCAGTATTGGGAGGTAAAAACAAGCCATTAAATTCACTTGGGAACACTTACATTAAGCCCCCAATTTTTGGCTGAATAAATAGTGTGCCTTTTTAAAAGTACATATGCAGAATGCTACCAAAGGCGAGAGACTTTCAGAGGATGCATTTGTCTCTATTGAATTGGCTCCATTCAACCTATCAACTCTTGTGCCGTGCCACGAATCAATAACATTCTCTTTTGTGCATGAAATGTAGGAAAAACGACATTGACTCaggctttgaaggactcactgaaTGCCATTCTCTTGAGGTCTCCTCCACCTTGTGTCAGTCAGTGGAGAAAGATTTTTGATGATGAACCAACACTCATTCGGAGAGCATTTTATGCTCTGACCAACTACATACTTGCTTCTGAAATAGCCAGAGAATCTGCTAAGTCACCAGTGATTGTAGACAGGTTTGTATCTTTTCCATTGCATGTTATTGAAAAGAACCTGAGAGCACTTGTCCCATCCATTGATAACTACATTGCCCGTTTCCTGTGTGAGGTTGCCATTGATACTACTTTTGCcctacttaccattgttctgattTAGAGCCTTTTAGAAAGGAGAAGCAAATATAGCTAGTCTGCTGCCACTGGTTTCAATAGCTGTAtatcatagtaataataataataataaaatttaatttttgtgtcacctatctggccgaagcaactctaggcgacgtacaaactaaaattcagtaaaatacaatacaatgcagataaaatacaatgaagtcattaatcatagcagcatgagatcagttagggcaatcaatagataataagtatcccaaaaaagttagccctccccggaaatcctaaaggcctgtccaaagagccaagtttttaaggcccggcggaatgtatccagggaaggggcatggcgaagatcgaatgggagggagttccagagagtgggggccaccactgaaaatgccctctctctagtccctaccaacctagctgttttcgttggtgggactgagagaaggccctgtgtggctgatctagttgcgcggcttaatttgtggtactggaggcgctccttcaggtaaactgggccgagaccgtatagggatttaaaggttaataccaacaccttgaattgggcctggaaaacaactggaagccaatgtaggtgaaataatactggcgtgatgtgatcacggcggcggctgtttgtaagcaaccgagccgccgcattctgcaccagttgtagtttccggaccgttttcaagggtaaccccacgtagagcgcattgcagtagtctaatcgagaggtgaccagggcgtgtaccaccagtgtttgctgatgaatagggaggtagggttgcagcctccgtatgagatgtaattggtaccaagctgcccggcacactgccgaaatctgagcctccatggacagcctggaatcaagaaccaccccgaggctgcggacctgatctttcaggggtaacttaccccattaaactgtaggtcaacagcacccaaccaccccctgtcacccacaagtagcacctcggtcttatcaggattaagcttcagtctgttccttcccatccacccactcacagattccaggcacttggacaaggtctccacagccatctctggtgaagatttaaaggagagatagagctattACTCTAAATTAATTGGCTTGAATCCAAAGAACTGTGTGACTTGTTCCTTGCACACAAGGAAGACCAAAACCTTTCCTGAAAAGTTCAGCCTCCCTCTTTTAGGCAAAATTTGCTGAACCAGAAACTTTAAGGATAGGAGGCTTTTTTAAAACTATATTTTCCCTCCGCACTCActcatgcctttttaaaaaatgcctatttTCTTGTTCCCCTTCTTCTTTCACAGTTAATTTTTTACATTTGTCTCACAGTTTGAGAAACAATGGCTTAGGGGTCATATTCCTGTGGCACTTCAATTTAAGTCATATGCTGGTACCAGTCCTTGCTTACCATCACCAGCTCTTTCCATGGCTTCATGCCCTGACAAAACTTAGAAAGTGGAGCTGGTGTGGTACACTGGATAGACTTTTTAGATTTGGGCTGGGGATACTTGGGGTCCAACCCCCTGTTGAGCCATAGATCTTACTGAGAAAGTCACCATCCCTCAAACTAGCTGACACATGGTTCTCGTGAGGATAATTTCACATTTACTGCCTTAAACATCTCTGAGAAGGAATACAGTTCACATTGGGCACAAAGAACGTGTCCTAATTGTAATAGATACAAAGTTGCCTATCTGCAGTTTATTCCATTAATCTGGTTTTGGATTTTCTTGAAGCACTGAATCATAAATGCTTTGGGTATGTCTCTCATGCCTGTAACCTGATAGGTACTGGCACAGCACTGCTGCATATGCAATTGCCACCGAAATAAGCGGGAAAGTGCAGAATCTCCCTCCACTTCATCACCAAGTATACCACTGGCCTGAAGACCTTCTAAAACCAGATATTGTCATACTGCTAACTGTTAGTCCCAAGGAAAGAATCCGGAGACTGCTGGGACGAGGGATGAAGAAAACAAGGGAGGAGACTGAGCTGGAAGCTAATCGTTTTTTCCGTCAAAAGTATGTATTACAACTATAATGTTGTTGTAAGcttgaggtggtggtggtttggAATGGATGAACTCCAGGGTCCCTCTCAACTCTGGGTTGTAGTCAACGTACTGCTAAAGAGATCACTCTGGCAGTGCACACATTTCTGTTTGCCCTACAGAATGAATCTCCCCACTCCTTCTCTGTGATCTGTTCTGGGCATTATCTCAACCCTCTAGAACAGAATTGCGGAGGGCACATGGGAAGGAGCTAGTTGAATATGGCCCTGTGATTGTAGCCTGGCATACTGCTTTGTTAGGTAAATAGCCTGATGATATGTTACCATGGGAAGCAAGATGGCAGGGGTGTTGGT encodes:
- the CMPK2 gene encoding UMP-CMP kinase 2, mitochondrial, with the translated sequence MLPRRPLIPSLLLLRPWSTMAVPPEHASPVQTGWPERYFVAESSGSDLVHFTLTSDRERPANRARPRCFLPLPGRCYSFCVPAAQSPRQRVWAARLHRKLQQRLSQEPVAAGRKILALLSYGPQDAALERGFLVQDEQPLPNTERSLEELLRLVLPAPAHLSVYEEAKDGELWHALWRLQGAAEGKELVCRTRVVATEEPTLHPACRHLLDTAVFSSLETARRVLEECTSLIPEAKAVLDLVDKCPQHPKKGDFPVMVIEGLDATGKTTLTQALKDSLNAILLRSPPPCVSQWRKIFDDEPTLIRRAFYALTNYILASEIARESAKSPVIVDRYWHSTAAYAIATEISGKVQNLPPLHHQVYHWPEDLLKPDIVILLTVSPKERIRRLLGRGMKKTREETELEANRFFRQKVEESYRRMENPACQPVDARPSREEVLKAVLHLIKNQCHLL